The following coding sequences are from one Achromobacter sp. B7 window:
- a CDS encoding amino acid ABC transporter permease has product MAKHTALSPAPRPAHRVSWNDPATRALVYQVLALTLVGAGVWFLVHNTLHNLSMRNIATGFGFLDREAGFAIGESVITYGPADTYGRAIFVGVLNTLRVGLLALVAATILGVFIGVGRLSKNWLVKKITSVYVEVMRNVPLLLQLFFWYALITENMPGPRQAHNPLPGVFISNRGLKVPGLEGASLDWVLGGLALAIVAILFLGHWGTKRQEATGRAFPLGRAAIGLLIGLPIVGWLAGGASLTLDMPALKGFNFVGGLTLSPEFVALFLGLTVYTSAFIAEVVRSGIQAVNNGQWEAAGSLGLPRAKVLRLVVLPQALRVIIPPMTSQYLNLLKNSSLAVAIGYPDIVSVVNTTLNQTGQAIEGILIIMGAYLTVSLSISIFMNWYNKRIALVER; this is encoded by the coding sequence GTGGCCAAGCACACCGCGCTATCCCCGGCGCCGCGGCCCGCGCACCGGGTTTCCTGGAACGACCCGGCCACGCGCGCGCTGGTCTACCAGGTGCTGGCCCTGACGCTGGTCGGGGCCGGTGTCTGGTTCCTGGTGCACAACACGCTGCACAACCTGTCGATGCGCAACATCGCCACGGGGTTCGGCTTCCTGGACCGCGAGGCAGGCTTTGCGATTGGCGAATCCGTCATCACCTACGGCCCGGCCGACACCTATGGCCGCGCGATCTTCGTGGGCGTGTTGAACACGCTGCGCGTGGGCCTGCTGGCGCTGGTCGCCGCGACGATACTGGGCGTTTTCATCGGCGTCGGCCGCCTGTCGAAGAACTGGCTCGTCAAGAAAATCACCTCGGTGTACGTCGAGGTGATGCGCAACGTGCCGCTCTTGCTGCAACTGTTCTTCTGGTATGCGCTGATCACCGAAAACATGCCCGGCCCGCGCCAGGCGCACAACCCCTTGCCGGGCGTGTTCATTTCCAACCGGGGCCTGAAAGTGCCCGGGCTGGAAGGCGCGTCGCTGGACTGGGTGCTGGGCGGCCTGGCGCTGGCCATCGTGGCGATTCTGTTCCTGGGCCACTGGGGCACCAAGCGCCAGGAAGCCACGGGGCGCGCGTTTCCGTTGGGCCGCGCCGCCATCGGCTTGCTGATCGGCTTGCCCATCGTGGGCTGGCTGGCGGGCGGTGCATCGCTGACGTTGGACATGCCGGCGTTAAAGGGCTTCAACTTCGTCGGCGGGCTGACGCTGTCGCCGGAGTTCGTCGCCCTGTTCCTGGGTCTTACCGTCTACACCTCGGCGTTCATCGCCGAAGTGGTGCGCTCGGGCATCCAGGCAGTCAACAACGGCCAGTGGGAAGCGGCCGGTTCGTTGGGCCTGCCACGCGCGAAAGTGCTGCGGCTGGTGGTGCTGCCGCAGGCCTTGCGCGTGATCATCCCGCCGATGACCAGCCAATACCTGAACCTGCTCAAGAACAGTTCGCTGGCGGTTGCCATCGGCTATCCGGACATCGTGTCGGTCGTGAACACCACGCTGAACCAGACCGGCCAGGCCATCGAAGGCATCCTTATCATCATGGGCGCCTACCTGACGGTCAGCCTGTCGATCTCGATATTCATGAATTGGTACAACAAGCGCATCGCGCTGGTGGAGCGTTGA
- a CDS encoding aminotransferase class I/II-fold pyridoxal phosphate-dependent enzyme, protein MNSIVNARLKQIKPSPSMAAKIVVDELRRQGREIADFTLGEPDMPTPAHIARAGQDAIASGDIRYTSPNGTVGLRRAIANSLQLGLGVSYGMDQITVGAGAKQIIGAALTASLEPGDEVIVCAPYWVSYPDMVLLNEGKPVVVTGPESQGFKLDAATLEAAITPRTRWLILNSPSNPSGAVYSAAELRALTDVLVRHPHVWILSDEIYAPFCYSGQAHASPVQVEPQLIGRTLIVNGMSKSYAMTGWRVGYGAGPAELIKAMSTVMSQSTSCPSAISQVAAQAALEGDQSSVTQMVDIFKARRDLIVRRLNAIPGISCAMPDGAFYVYANVQGLIGRTGPAGELKTDLDVSLFFLREAGVAVIDGGSYGLSPYVRFSFATSTEVIEQGMDRLEAAVKVLMAD, encoded by the coding sequence ATGAACAGCATCGTCAATGCCCGCCTGAAACAGATCAAACCCTCGCCCAGCATGGCCGCCAAGATCGTCGTCGACGAACTGCGCCGCCAGGGCCGCGAGATCGCCGACTTCACGTTGGGCGAGCCCGACATGCCGACGCCCGCCCACATCGCGCGCGCCGGCCAGGACGCCATCGCCAGCGGCGACATCCGCTACACCAGCCCGAACGGCACCGTGGGCCTGCGCCGCGCCATCGCCAACAGCCTGCAACTAGGCCTGGGCGTGTCCTACGGCATGGACCAGATCACCGTGGGCGCGGGCGCCAAGCAGATCATCGGCGCCGCGTTGACGGCCAGCCTGGAACCGGGCGACGAAGTGATCGTGTGCGCGCCGTACTGGGTGTCTTACCCCGACATGGTGCTGCTGAACGAAGGCAAGCCCGTGGTTGTGACCGGCCCGGAATCGCAAGGGTTCAAGCTGGACGCCGCCACGCTGGAAGCCGCCATCACGCCGCGCACGCGCTGGTTGATCCTGAATTCGCCCAGCAACCCCAGCGGCGCCGTCTACAGCGCCGCCGAGCTGCGCGCGCTGACCGACGTGCTGGTGCGCCATCCGCACGTCTGGATTCTTAGCGACGAAATCTACGCACCCTTCTGCTATAGCGGCCAGGCGCACGCCTCGCCCGTGCAGGTCGAGCCGCAACTGATCGGCCGCACGCTGATCGTCAACGGCATGTCCAAGTCCTACGCCATGACGGGCTGGCGCGTGGGCTACGGCGCGGGCCCGGCCGAGCTGATCAAGGCCATGAGCACGGTCATGTCGCAAAGCACCTCGTGCCCCAGCGCGATCTCGCAAGTGGCCGCGCAGGCCGCCCTGGAAGGCGACCAGTCCAGCGTGACGCAGATGGTCGACATCTTCAAGGCGCGCCGCGACCTGATCGTGCGCCGCCTGAACGCCATTCCCGGCATCTCGTGCGCCATGCCCGACGGCGCCTTCTACGTGTACGCCAACGTGCAAGGCCTGATCGGCCGCACCGGCCCGGCCGGCGAACTGAAGACGGACCTGGACGTCAGCCTGTTCTTCCTGCGCGAAGCCGGCGTTGCCGTCATCGACGGCGGCTCGTACGGCTTGTCGCCCTACGTGCGGTTCTCGTTCGCGACGTCCACCGAAGTCATCGAACAAGGCATGGACCGCCTGGAAGCGGCCGTCAAAGTCTTGATGGCGGACTAA